In Gossypium hirsutum isolate 1008001.06 chromosome A10, Gossypium_hirsutum_v2.1, whole genome shotgun sequence, the DNA window GGAcgacatctcatgatcatatatgataactcaatgcagactgatacgtaaggtcaaaatcataataaaaatacatatcacaaaccaacttcctatacatgctactcacttgatatttctaatatttgaattaattttcccaaaaatgatagtttgatagtgtgattttgcctccgacgatctccaaccccgagccaacctgccaatactaaagaaatggagaggatgggtaagctttatgcttagtaagttcatatgaaaataataagtaattactaccatgcttttcaagataaaacactataattgtacaattacacatattcaggttaagatgtgttatcgagttacagttactaaatcattcatatctgaagctaaaaaactccaaatttagtttcgttaattttctttgaaactagattcatatatatttatcccataaatttccagaatttttggtttagccaattagtacaatttattagttaaagtctcccctatttcagagtataactactctgacctctgcgcactacgaaccaaatttctccctatacagaattccaacgaccatgcagtttgtttcccttaaaaatagactcaataaggaatccatccatgtaaggtatgactcttaataatttttttaaaatttatggtgaatttctaaagtcagaacagggaatctcgaattcactcagaccctgtttcacaagaattcaaatatcacacaatatagaattcttttgcttcccctgtttctttcatgtgaaaatagactcattaagatttattttcatatatcatttgcatttttattaaacttccacaatttttagtgaattttcaaagtcatgcaactgctgctgtccaacactgttttaccactaaaattcattcttacataattccacttaatccattttgtcttatcgaaattcacccaattatcgaGTACATtgatcataatttttcataaacatatacctacacttattcatcatataatcatgttcaattgtatttttacttaatcgattttcccgttgaactcttcggaataataactgatactcaattgcctgcacatattttcacacttgtagtcAAAGttatctggtacacatagtagcctgcacatggtactacacatgcgaccaattatccggtacacgtagtagcctgcacttagtactacacacgtgaccaattatccggtacacgtagtagcctgcacttagtactacacacgtgacctaaccatctgatacacgtagtagcctgcacttagtactacacacgtgatcacagttttcgggtacgcatagtagcctgcacttagtactacacatgcgacctcacaatagatcattcgtatcgtttttattccgaaggttcaatcgggaaattcctcacttttcaacattttactaaattgtccgtaatcaatttaaattcataatttacatcaaataaccatttgataggcagccacatttcatatgatatcaaaatataataacataaaaagaatcgatagattatttatgtacgaatttactcgaagtgtcgatctcaccatccctagtaccaattgtccattcatagtataataagacaactcaaatatcaaatcagcttttaagaatttacataacatatatcacatatttcatatatcacttgtcatgtatcttcattttcttgcacttcatgtcatatttccacatcataaacaccattccatcaacttttccaatatattaaatcataaaatatatgcaataatagtaagaaatataattcaaacataacattgcattattattatcatacaaacttacctcaatttagaaacaacaatttaccattttagtccataaccttgtattttcccgatttaagcctgaatctcgatttccttcatctataatatcacacttagcctaataattagtcacactattcatacgggtccaaaaatcatatttttaaaaattttcattttgacctctaaacttttgcatatttgcacttttgccccaaagttcggaaattaaacttcatcacattttcttatgttttgtgacatgctgatcatttttcccttctatggcaacatcaaattctcactctaacatgtacttatgactattaggtatttttacctattaagccctttttcttgttttcacttaaaaccgagtagcacaagttgtctaacataatttaaaacctcatattctatcataaaacaccaaaatacacaaatttcacctatgggtatttttccaaatatgaaccctaggttgaattattgttagcataagctaaatcaagttaccaggactccaaaaacgtaaaaatcattaaaaacgaggctagaacggacttacaatcgagcttggaagcttggaaaccctacccatggagtctcccttagtatacacgtccatggtgaagaagatgagcaaaattggcttttaattttgtattttaattcattttacccctaaatgaccaaaatgcccttactactaaactttccaaaaattccattcatgtccaatatttgtccataaacttttaaattggtcaaatttctatttaagacctcctaattaatatttcaaagtaatttcatactagaaacttctagaatgcaagttttgcaacttattcaatttagtccctaacttcaaattaagcactttatgcatagaatttcttcacgaaattttcatacaatcatacaatcatatcatagacctcaaaataatcataaaataattatttctatctcaaatttgtggtcacgaaaccactattccgattaggccctaattcgggatattacatggcTTACATGAGCTTTCTATTATATGGCTCaagagagtgcttcctgattTTGTACTCTAATTAGTacccccgaatatgaattgacggattacagttttgtacactttaagtgtgctatatgtgtatccatcgatatttcaaataaattcaacgggtaaagttccgACATGGGCTAAACTGAACCTGAGATGATTTGTTATGaaaatgtacatgttatatggaaatatgataagaaaagtatatgtatatgaaagttattacatgatgagctcattcatgtttcttgACAATTGTGTGAATTACAATGACAAACATGTTTGATAAAGTTGGATGTTTAGGCTATTAGCTAAATCTCTTGGATGCATTTTGTATGCTTACTTTAAtggaaatgaatggtaagttaaatttccaGTTATATAAGCTTACtgagcatttaatgcttactctattttatttcctctattttatagtactcagCAATTCATAAAGGTTGGAAGTAGGTCGGAGCAAGaccacactatccttcagctcacTTTGGTATAGTTAGTATATTACTTTTagcataatggcatgtataagctaagttAGGCCAAATAatgaaatgttttggttgtaattagccattggaatggttaatgatggtatgtttgatgtatatatatgcaagaggttgtattatgttttggtatgtgtgTGTGCTTGGATTGGTATTTTAggtataaaattatttaagtaaGTATATGATCATTTAAGTAAGTTGGATGATTAAACAAATGACATGATATACCATGCGTAAGACTTAGTTTTGACTTGATTTAAATGTCTTaaattggttggtgaatgtgttaaaatgttaatgtaggtggaagacaagtttgggtgagaaataaggcttagaaatggctttattttgtccacacgggcagagacacgggcgtatgtctcagccatgtgtgacacacagcctagtacatgggtgtgtgcttcggccatgtgtcccctgcattttaaattttcaaaaacagaATGCTAAGGTATTTTCACATGGGCTGGAACACAACCGTGTGTTTCACATCAAATGCCTACATGGGTTGAGACACGCGtgtgtcacatggtcgtgtgagccacacggcctggccacactagcgtgtgtcccctacacctaagaaaaattttgaaatttcgtgaaaaattctctgagttcccagtttagtcccaacttgtttcaaATACATAaattggacctcgagggttcaTTTAAAGGACGACatgattgaatatgattggtttcgaatatgaatagtaaatgacgtgaattaattatatttattctgtaaactctggtaatgctccgtaaccctattttggcgacggatacggattaggggtgttgtAGGGTTTCCCATAGTTcctatttataagaaaaaaatgcAATAATTTTACTTGAATAAgggataattaaataataataatttaatataaaaatatagtttCCCCTATTTAGGAAACCTTAGGTGACAACAACCCTAAGGGATACTAGGGTTTGTCGCCTCCTCTCACAAAGGATGGGCTCACTAGGCCCATCTCATGTACTAGATACAATTATGTGTGTTATCTAAACTTTTATCCAACACTTATAATTTGTCAACCCAATAactatttttctatttccaaaatattacttaattaaattaaattatccaattaaaatattttcttaaccCAAACCTAATTCTGTTAAAGTCATGgcaacttcaattatttaattgtgACCAATAATTcaaagtaattaatttaatttttataccaTCTTTTAAAATTAGCGAAAAAATCCATTCATTGTGAATAGTGATACATGTTTTAATAGCCTAATGAAGGAAAGATACATGGCTAGGATCGCTAAACTAGTAGCATAAGAAAACTATTAGAGATGCACCATCGTGTTCAACCATTAATAACAACATTCTATCCCTGCCACCATTTGATGGAGCCGACAATGAACTTTGATTAACAATAACAATGCTAAAGGTCCCAAAAAAATCTTTAACATTGGTGATGCACAAAACCAAAACCAATTTCCAAATGGCCCAACCTCCTTCAAAAGTTCCTCAAAACAAAACTTCCATAAACCAAACTAAAAGTAACAACTAAGAAAACCACTAAAACAATAACTACCTACATCGTCAAAGCTTTCAGAGAAAACAAAGTAGACTACAATCACAGCCATCACTTTTAGAAAAAGTAAAATGGACTTTAATTATGAACATGCTTTCACCCAATAGCACCTATCGTCTGCCAAGAAAACTACCATaaaagtgattttaaaaaaaaaaactagaaggAAATTAGAAAGAAAGTATAGTTAAAATATCGTGCAATACCattagattaaaatatgttattttgaaaataaaatcaaaatgctAACTTATTTTGagaactgaaattttaaattcttttattcaaAGAAAAGGAAGCCATAGCATTGATGACAAATGTTAAAGCACATCTTGTATACCTAGATTCAAATCTTATTATATGTAATTGACATATATAAATATCTAATCCCATCATATGTTGTCATGTGTAGAATTAATTCTAGTTTGGATTATTTTGACATATTTATGTTTGTACTATGATCACTTTATATGCACTGTAAATTCAATCTAGAATAAACTTCAAATAACAATATGTTAACTAAActgaattgaaaattaatttcaagtCCGATGACCTGGTTAAGATTATTCTGGTTCTAGTTCAAATAACAATATATGTAAGCATTTAACAGCCAAGAAATACGTTGATGCATcgcataaataataataataataataatctcttGATATATTGTAATTTGCATGATGAAGGGAATGGTTAAAATTCCAAGgaattattattacaaatttctctcttttttttttaaaaaatcattataaaaaaataacctGACAACTCAAACATAATGATACTATATGGGGCTTAAGAGCTTTGGTAAGTTCAGGGCTTGAAGGCAGCAATCTCATCTTAAAGGTCTCCAAAAACAGCAAAAACATCACTACCAATGTAATCATTATCAACCAAACTCACCAAATAATAGCTGCTCTGAACCTGCAAAAAATGGAAACCAACCCaattcattattatatttatatgattcTTGTCAATAATCCTATGAAAAATGAAGTTGCTTGAGTGAAGAATATAGGGTAGGCAACCGGAGGCCTTCTATAAGATCAGGTTAGGTGAAACCCTAGCAAGCATCAAAGTGATCAACTACTGTTCGAGATTTGGATAAGTTCATTTGCTAACCTCTTCTAGCAATTTTTTCGACGGATCGCCTTCTGGGTACAGTGCAGCCCATGCTCTTGACCAGATTTCGAATGCTTCATCCTTCCACACCATGAAGCTGGCAGGATCCACCACTGTTGGCTGGACTATTTCTTTGGCTGGGAACACTCCCCAAGTTACAGCATTAACATCTGTCGTGCCAATGTTCGATATCAAATTCCCTTTTTTGTTGACAGCAATGTAGGTAATAGATGACAAGGGCTTGCATTTATTGACAAGTGCATCTAGTTTTTCCTTTGAGCAAAAAAACTCAAGATAAGCCTTCTGGTAAACATACCCTCCAGGGCCACCCCAACCTGCAAGCAGCCAAGTTTGAACAAGTTAGAGCAAACACAGCACCAGCTTTTACTACAAAAACTGTAAGCTGAGAAACCATAGGCTCttaatattttgaagtttaattAGCAGTCTGTTTCTTTGGATAATCTTCCAATTTTATGCTCAATAAAATACATAATTCAGTTCCCTCTTTAAAGTCTTAACACTTGGTACTTACCGACAGATGGAGAATCAGAGCGTTCACCATTGACAGCAGGTTGGCTATTGATAGTAAGGAAACCCTTCAAATTGATCTTTCCCAGCTGTTCATGTATGATCTTTGTCTCAGGCTGAAGTGAATCCAGTTCGGACCAAGGACTACTTCTCAACTTTCCCAGACAATAACTTTTAAATTTCTGACAAAAACCAGTTCGAGATGAACAATATCATAATTATATTCGACTGACATAAAACTAGAAAAGACTGAATAGATTCCAAGCTACAAATTCTAGTACCTCTTGAATATCATCAATGCTTTTCAATGGGGAAGCCCATTCTTCTTGAAGTTTCTTGTCACGTGCTCGAGGCCTCATGAACTATTAAGAAATTAATCACTTTGGTCATACAAAAGAACTAATTGACTAGTGGCAACAGTTCCCTGACCAAACTATAGGGCACGACATATCAACATTTGAGCAATAAAACAATATCACAAAAACGAATAACTTCTTACATGAAAACAAATGTTTGAGTTgcaagaataaaaaaatagaaaaaaaatcaaacgtTTAACTAATGTATCAAATTCCCATGAGCATCTAGCATATACTACTTATAAATGCATTTGACATTTACTATTCAAATTGAGGTTTCATATAATCAATAGTAACTCCAAGAGAAATTTAATGCATCAAAGATGTTTTGTTATGATTTAtacgaaacaaaagaaaagggcAAAGGTTCAACCACTGTGTACCTGATGGTCTGTTAGTGCACCATAGGACGGATTTCGAGAATCACCCCATCGCCCATATGGGTACTGATCCCAACCAATAGTCCTGGTTATGTAACTCTTAGGACGGTTAGACCTGCCATCATTAGCTAGAAGCATCAGATATCCatgaatatttaaaaattataacgcATTAAACTGAAGATAAATAGCTAAAGACATGAAGTTCAACATCTATCACACACCAAAATATTGGACGAACATCTTCTTTAACACGAAAAACATTTGCAGGGCGTCTCCAAGGTAAGGACCTAGAAATTTTGGACTCTTCAATCAATCCAAGATTCTGCCAACATAAGCCTACTATTAGCATGGTGCAAATGAAGTGATGATACATTGGAAAACAAAGATCAATGTAGCTGACCCAAAACTATTGCCAAAATTCATTTATCATTTACTTTCAATAGAAGAAAAGTAAGTTCCTTACAGTTTATCTTAAATTGAACAGCAAGTCATTTTAACGAAATTTGTGAGTAAACCCCAGTCTTATTCTATACTTGCACGTCTTTGCTTTCCTTAATTATTTGAACTGATATTCACCTAATTATTTGAAAGTAAACAATGGGAAAGCTTGACACTGAAAATGCTAAGAGGCAGTTCAAGGTTTTCTAAAATAAGTGAAGAACAAAAATATGTAGTTAAGAGTTCTTATTAACCCTGCAAGTCTTCAATTTGAGGGAGGAAGATATCTTGAACTACATATTTGTTCCAAGAATTTTCCTTTCTAAATTTCAAAGTTAAAGAAGTAAATGCTATTCCATAATCACCTCTACATGCCAAAATAATGATATAATATGGGATAACAAAAACCAACCATTAGGATAGCTAATGCAGATTTCTCCATGTTTAATGTATAAAGGTGCAATGTCTTAACCCCATGAGCTAAAATCTTGCGGCACATTTCTGTTCCAAGGTGAACTCCATAGGCTTTGACAGCTTCTTCGTTGTCCTTGATAGCCTCTAAGGCAGCAGTAATCTCAGCTGGTATCTACAATGAGCCATGCAggtgttacatttttaaaatgttaacaGAAATTGCCACCAAAAATAGCTTTTGTGGCCACTCTTTATAAGCGGATGTAATAATTAGTTGCCAAGAAAAAACAAGCAAAGAGTGCATTGCAATGACGTGGGATGCCCTTCCAAATTAGAGGCCTTCAGAACCTTGTATCTTTTAGCCTTTTGAGAAGAATGATGCTGCTTTCATTTCCTTCATGCAAAAACATCCCACTAGTACATGCACCATTTGAataaattttaccaaattgaTACTATTTAATGCTCAAAAATATCATGTTATACCGCATACCTTAGTTTTGCAAAAGCCAGTCATTCGCAAGAAACCCTTGTAGTTATTAATGGGCATAATACCCGGCACGATAGGACAATTAATTCCAATTTGGCGACAGTCATTGACAAATTTGAGAAAGATATCGGTATCATAAAACAGTTGAGTAACAATCAGATCAGCTCCTGCATCAACCTATGTAGTAAAGAAGATTTTAGCATGAAAATTAACCAATATAAATTAGAATTAAGACAATATTTTCAAATCAAGCAATGAGTTAAAGAGTAAAACCTTTCTCTTTAAGTAGGCAAGTTCATTCTGATAAGCTTCAGGTGTGGCTACACCGTCATTTCCTATGGCATCGGGATGTGCCTCTGAGCAAAGAAAGCAAACTATTAATCAAAAGCCACATGAACAAGcctcttatatatgtatatatgtctaTGAAAAGCACCTGGATAACCGGCAACTGTGATGCCAAAGTAGTCACCATATTTAGATCTGATATGTTTCACCTAGAATAGGAATTAAAAGTTAGTAACATATGTACATTAAGAAATAAAAACAGGGCAGAATGAGCAATGGCTTTACCAGATCAAGGGCACAGGAGAAGCCGCCTTCGACCTGGACAAACTTATCCTGGCCGTGAGGGGGATCACCTCGGAGGGCGAGAACATTCTGAATACCGTTGGACTTGATGGTCTGAAGAGCATGGTCAATCTTCTCTACGGGCATATTGGTGCAAGTGAGGTGCATCATCGTCTCCACACAGATGATATTCTGCATCTTGTTAGCAATGTCGAGGGTGAGATCAGCAGTGGAACCACCTGCACCCCATGTAATGTCACAGAAGGACGGGTTATGAGCAACCATACGATCCATTCTCTCGAATAGGTTGTCTACTCCATCCTCAGTCTTTGGAGGGAAGAACTCAAAGGAAAACACCACTTTCCCTTCTTGCAAAGATTGGATCTTCTCTATCACCTTCATCTTTAATTGGATCTTGAACTCTCGGTGTCACCAACACCAACTTCTGCAAGAATTCAATATGAAACTGAGGTGTTTGGAGAGATAAAACAAGAAAAGAACAACAGGAAGTCGCAACAAAACAAACCCAAGACCGAATCTGAATCTAAAAGAATAACCGATGGTTCAGAGCAAAAACGATCAATTTGAACATCATAGAAGAAGATAAAAATGGGCAATCTTGAAATCAATCCTTTCTAAGTAAATCGTATAGGATAAAGCATGAATGATAAACTAAAAGTCATAGATCAGATGAGCTAAAATTTAAGCGGCTACTGTTAAGAAATACATTGTGAAGAATCAACAAGGCACTAAACAAAGACTGAAAGTCCAAATCTAACATTTGTAGTAGTACATTGTCCCAAATtcatggaaacacaaaaatatcccagaaaaataggaaaaagagaCTCACAAATGGGTTTGTGGTTGGTTAAGAGAGAGATGGGAGGTGGAGGCATTGCAATGGGAGTATTTGTATTTGAGAGAGGAAGGGAACGGATGGGGGTTGGTGTCTTTTGAAATGACGTTGTTGCCCACTCAACAACCCAATGGCCTTATCCCACTCTCAATTCAGTATTTACCCATTAAAGGTCAATACCATACGGTTTAATTCTTATGCCCCTGCCCTTTtgcacttttttttaatttagcaaAACCAATCtctttaatttgaaaatatataatcaATTCAGATTTAACTAAAGTGTTATCAAGTCAACTTTGATTTCTAAATGGgagattaaattttttaaatttaaaaaagtagaGGGAGTGAGAGGAAATTAGACCATAAGATACAAATACGGTTGTCGTATATATTGCTTACCAACCACAAACAGCGATGCC includes these proteins:
- the LOC107915116 gene encoding methylenetetrahydrofolate reductase 2 — protein: MKVIEKIQSLQEGKVVFSFEFFPPKTEDGVDNLFERMDRMVAHNPSFCDITWGAGGSTADLTLDIANKMQNIICVETMMHLTCTNMPVEKIDHALQTIKSNGIQNVLALRGDPPHGQDKFVQVEGGFSCALDLVKHIRSKYGDYFGITVAGYPEAHPDAIGNDGVATPEAYQNELAYLKRKVDAGADLIVTQLFYDTDIFLKFVNDCRQIGINCPIVPGIMPINNYKGFLRMTGFCKTKIPAEITAALEAIKDNEEAVKAYGVHLGTEMCRKILAHGVKTLHLYTLNMEKSALAILMNLGLIEESKISRSLPWRRPANVFRVKEDVRPIFWSNRPKSYITRTIGWDQYPYGRWGDSRNPSYGALTDHQFMRPRARDKKLQEEWASPLKSIDDIQEKFKSYCLGKLRSSPWSELDSLQPETKIIHEQLGKINLKGFLTINSQPAVNGERSDSPSVGWGGPGGYVYQKAYLEFFCSKEKLDALVNKCKPLSSITYIAVNKKGNLISNIGTTDVNAVTWGVFPAKEIVQPTVVDPASFMVWKDEAFEIWSRAWAALYPEGDPSKKLLEEVQSSYYLVSLVDNDYIGSDVFAVFGDL